A genome region from Clostridium pasteurianum includes the following:
- the cbiM gene encoding cobalt transporter CbiM: MHIPDNYLSPATCAAMGTVMLPIWVTVSKKVKERIDIKKMPLMGVGASLSFLTMMFNVPVPGGTTAHAVGGTLLAIWLGPEAATLCISITLLVQALLFGDGGILAYGANCFNMAFVIPFVGYGIYSFFKDKLKNEKIAAALGSYVGINAAALCASIELGIQPLLFKDKFGMPLYCPYPLKITIPSMLIPHLAVVGILEVIITIGVLGFVKRVSKGTIYEGKKAKFKAIYALIAILIILTPIGLIASGSAWGEWSPSEIKTVVSGGKTLGYVPSGMLKGIKYNAFMNGYSIKGISDIVGYILSAVLGVSLIIIIFRLISSTKKGENNAKG, encoded by the coding sequence ATGCATATACCAGACAATTATTTAAGCCCTGCAACTTGTGCTGCAATGGGAACAGTAATGCTGCCAATATGGGTAACAGTATCTAAAAAAGTAAAAGAGAGAATAGATATAAAAAAAATGCCTCTTATGGGGGTAGGTGCATCACTTTCATTTTTGACTATGATGTTTAATGTTCCTGTTCCAGGAGGTACGACAGCCCATGCTGTAGGGGGAACACTTTTAGCTATTTGGCTTGGACCAGAGGCTGCAACATTGTGTATTTCAATCACACTTTTAGTACAGGCATTACTTTTTGGTGATGGTGGTATTTTAGCTTATGGAGCAAATTGTTTTAATATGGCATTTGTTATTCCGTTTGTGGGATATGGTATTTATAGTTTTTTTAAGGATAAATTAAAAAATGAAAAAATTGCAGCTGCTCTTGGTTCGTATGTAGGTATAAATGCAGCAGCGCTCTGTGCTTCAATTGAGCTTGGAATACAACCACTACTTTTTAAAGATAAATTTGGGATGCCACTATACTGTCCATACCCCTTAAAAATAACAATACCTTCTATGCTTATTCCTCATCTCGCTGTTGTTGGTATTTTAGAAGTAATTATAACAATTGGGGTATTGGGATTTGTTAAAAGAGTTTCAAAAGGAACTATTTATGAAGGTAAAAAGGCAAAATTTAAAGCTATTTATGCTTTAATTGCAATTCTAATAATACTTACTCCGATTGGACTTATTGCATCGGGTTCAGCCTGGGGAGAATGGTCTCCGAGCGAAATAAAAACTGTTGTAAGTGGCGGAAAGACCCTTGGTTATGTACCGAGTGGAATGTTAAAAGGAATTAAATATAATGCTTTCATGAATGGATATTCTATAAAGGGAATTTCTGACATAGTAGGATATATTTTGTCAGCAGTACTGGGAGTATCACTAATCATAATAATATTTAGATTGATTAGCAGTACAAAAAAAGGTGAAAATAATGCAAAAGGTTAA
- a CDS encoding energy-coupling factor transporter transmembrane component T family protein: MQKVKMPEWLLVEDDYRPQKGRERFLEKNIITMLCIILKFCRKDKEKSAIINELTKLISAFVLIVFVSLSKSFAFILICIVLVTVLINLLSTNQMRRVLKNDLGIGIFTAIMLLPALFLGYGNNILMIFLKVLFSVSIANMFAVASDLDELVGTFKIFHVPDIFIFIFDIMIKYIILLGNLCLSMLYAIRLRSIGKSRNKNEVAGGILGTVFIKSKESSEEMYSAMKCRGFSGVYKTKSKIDFEIMDYICFILDILFILTYFYFDRL, from the coding sequence ATGCAAAAGGTTAAGATGCCAGAATGGCTTTTAGTAGAAGATGATTACAGGCCGCAGAAGGGTAGAGAGAGATTCTTAGAAAAAAATATAATAACAATGCTCTGCATTATACTTAAATTTTGCAGAAAAGATAAAGAAAAATCTGCCATAATAAATGAATTAACTAAACTTATATCTGCATTTGTTTTGATTGTATTTGTATCTTTATCAAAATCATTTGCATTTATTTTAATATGTATTGTACTCGTAACGGTTCTAATAAACCTTCTTTCGACAAATCAAATGCGCCGTGTTTTAAAAAATGATTTAGGAATTGGAATTTTTACAGCAATAATGCTGTTGCCAGCTCTTTTTTTAGGATATGGAAATAATATTTTGATGATTTTCCTTAAGGTTTTGTTTTCAGTTTCTATAGCTAATATGTTTGCAGTTGCAAGTGACTTAGATGAGCTTGTAGGAACTTTTAAAATATTTCATGTGCCTGACATTTTTATTTTTATTTTTGATATTATGATAAAATATATAATTCTTTTAGGAAACTTATGCTTGAGTATGCTTTATGCAATTAGACTTAGATCTATAGGAAAAAGTAGAAATAAAAATGAAGTTGCAGGTGGAATTCTTGGTACTGTATTTATAAAGTCAAAAGAGAGCTCCGAAGAGATGTATAGTGCCATGAAGTGTAGAGGATTTTCCGGAGTATATAAAACTAAATCAAAAATTGATTTCGAGATTATGGATTATATATGTTTTATACTTGATATATTATTTATACTTACATACTTTTATTTTGATAGGTTGTGA
- a CDS encoding energy-coupling factor ABC transporter ATP-binding protein: MIDIKNAAYYYDKDEIAVKDINLHIDKGEAVALIGVNGSGKSTIMKIINGLIFPQKGQYFFEGNEITEKKLRDEAFAKMFHKKIGFVFQNSDVQLFCSNVYDEIAFGPRQMGINETEVKHRVMDTLKFLNIENLKDRQPYHLSGGEKKRVAIAATAILNPEVYVLDEPMSGLDPKTKRFLREFIISLNNAGKTILCSVHDFEYVKDVFKRAIVFSEDHTIIRDGSYDEIINDTNFLYKNNII, from the coding sequence ATGATCGATATTAAAAATGCAGCATATTATTATGATAAAGATGAAATTGCAGTTAAAGATATAAATTTACATATTGATAAAGGGGAAGCCGTTGCTCTAATTGGAGTTAATGGAAGTGGGAAATCTACCATAATGAAAATTATAAACGGATTGATTTTCCCTCAAAAAGGTCAATATTTTTTCGAAGGCAATGAAATAACAGAAAAAAAACTTAGAGATGAAGCTTTTGCGAAGATGTTTCACAAAAAAATAGGCTTTGTTTTTCAAAATTCTGATGTCCAGCTTTTTTGTTCTAATGTATATGATGAAATTGCGTTTGGACCGAGGCAGATGGGGATAAATGAAACTGAAGTTAAGCATAGAGTAATGGATACATTAAAATTTTTAAATATAGAGAACTTAAAAGATAGACAACCATATCATTTAAGCGGAGGAGAGAAAAAAAGAGTAGCAATTGCAGCCACGGCTATTCTAAATCCTGAAGTTTATGTATTAGATGAACCTATGAGCGGACTTGACCCTAAAACTAAGAGATTCCTGAGAGAATTTATAATTAGCTTAAATAACGCAGGCAAGACTATATTGTGCTCGGTTCATGATTTTGAATATGTAAAAGATGTTTTTAAAAGGGCCATAGTTTTTTCAGAAGATCACACGATTATTAGAGATGGCTCATATGATGAAATTATTAATGATACAAATTTTTTATATAAAAATAACATTATTTAA